The Eurosta solidaginis isolate ZX-2024a chromosome 4, ASM4086904v1, whole genome shotgun sequence genome includes a window with the following:
- the LOC137249121 gene encoding putative uncharacterized protein DDB_G0282499, with amino-acid sequence MEGLDINVRFKLITANINNISSFNGDRDALLIFLQRIDSMVPILDSFPLDYRCLIMGSVKDKIVGDARRSLLVNGNADNWPDIKQILIDNHGEKDSVYDLIDKIRTCRCDSTIENFYKKLNTLLCRLNNALYFSNENNPVINSNSNARIALHTFKHGLPEPVKSIIISRNPSNLKEAFDVIKKNGYLMYTTNSHYSVSNRAQHVGNVQSADRNVEHNRSRQQHRQDSNRYFNDIGSRANVRNNLEGNRHQQHMQDNRYFNEYPSRGNEIENGNGRELRQNPNTQTSMQSRRAHNSNMQAVNGNRNVGRYTFGHTNNSQNSYINNTQHRNDNESMEIGTNEMMQNFQALSLEDYPI; translated from the coding sequence ATGGAAGGCCTGGACATAAATGTTAGATTTAAGTTAATAACAGCAAATATTAATAACATTTCAAGTTTCAATGGCGATAGAGATGCGCTCCTAATTTTCCTACAGAGAATAGATTCGATGGTTCCAATTCTCGATTCGTTTCCATTAGATTATCGTTGTTTAATTATGGGTAGCGTTAAAGATAAAATTGTAGGTGATGCAAGGAGATCTTTGTTGGTCAATGGAAATGCGGATAATTGGCcagatattaaacaaattttaattgacaATCACGGCGAAAAAGATTCCGTATATGACCTTATTGATAAAATTAGAACTTGCCGTTGTGATTCAACAAtcgaaaatttttacaaaaaattaaatacattattatGTAGGTTAAACAATGCTTTATATTTTAGCAACGAAAATAATCCAGTAATAAATAGTAACAGCAATGCCAGAATTGCTTTACATACATTTAAACATGGTTTACCAGAGCCAGTTAAGAGCATTATAATTAGCAGGAATCCATCAAACCTTAAAGAAGCTtttgatgttataaaaaaaaatggttatttAATGTACACAACCAACAGTCATTATTCTGTTAGTAACAGAGCACAGCACGTAGGTAATGTACAAAGCGCAGATAGGAACGTGGAACATAACAGAAGTAGACAACAGCACAGGCAAGACAGCAATAGGTATTTTAATGATATCGGAAGCAGAGCAAATGTACGAAACAATTTGGAAGGTAACAGACACCAACAACACATGCAAGACAACAGGTATTTTAATGAGTATCCAAGCAGAGGAAATGAAATCGAAAACGGAAATGGACGTGAATTGAGACAAAATCCAAATACACAAACATCTATGCAGTCAAGGAGAGCGCATAATTCTAATATGCAAGCAGTGAATGGTAACAGAAACGTGGGTAGGTATACATTTGGACACACAAATAATTCACAAAATTCATACATAAATAATACTCAACATCGCAATGATAACGAGTCTATGGAAATAGGTACAAATGAAATGATGCAAAATTTTCAAGCACTAAGCCTAGAAGATTACCCTATATAA